A DNA window from Parus major isolate Abel chromosome 9, Parus_major1.1, whole genome shotgun sequence contains the following coding sequences:
- the SNORC gene encoding protein SNORC isoform X4, producing the protein MPYHRVLHLVLLMLCSILVPAVLAEYPQDPVPTLWNEPPELPSGAGPFDAATNPARLSDATAFPPYTSELEPEDTTQLHRLDAGDGSLGPGAIGAIVIASLLGTSVLVALVIITLRKFSAS; encoded by the exons ATGCCCTACCACAGAGTCCTTCACCTGGTCCTGCTAATGCTGTGCAGCATCCtggtccctgctgtgctggcag AGTACCCGCAGGACCCGGTTCCCACCCTCTGGAACGAGCCACCCGAGCTGCCCTCCGGAGCCGGTCCCTTCGACGCTGCCACCAACCCCGCCCGGCTGTCGGACGCCACTGCCTTCCCCCCGTACACCTCGGAGCTGGAGCCCGAGGACACCACCCAGCTGCACCGGCTGGACGCCGGGGATG GCTCGCTGGGGCCTGGAGCTATTGGTGCCATTGTCATCGCCTCCCTCCTGGGTACGTCTGTGCTTGTGGCCTTGGTCATCATCACACTGAGAAAGTTCTCGGCTTCCTGA
- the SNORC gene encoding protein SNORC isoform X3 has product MPYHRVLHLVLLMLCSILVPAVLAAEYPQDPVPTLWNEPPELPSGAGPFDAATNPARLSDATAFPPYTSELEPEDTTQLHRLDAGDGSLGPGAIGAIVIASLLGTSVLVALVIITLRKFSAS; this is encoded by the exons ATGCCCTACCACAGAGTCCTTCACCTGGTCCTGCTAATGCTGTGCAGCATCCtggtccctgctgtgctggcag CAGAGTACCCGCAGGACCCGGTTCCCACCCTCTGGAACGAGCCACCCGAGCTGCCCTCCGGAGCCGGTCCCTTCGACGCTGCCACCAACCCCGCCCGGCTGTCGGACGCCACTGCCTTCCCCCCGTACACCTCGGAGCTGGAGCCCGAGGACACCACCCAGCTGCACCGGCTGGACGCCGGGGATG GCTCGCTGGGGCCTGGAGCTATTGGTGCCATTGTCATCGCCTCCCTCCTGGGTACGTCTGTGCTTGTGGCCTTGGTCATCATCACACTGAGAAAGTTCTCGGCTTCCTGA
- the SNORC gene encoding protein SNORC isoform X1 translates to MLLPSLFLGYREPGTSLKCLWYTKVHTPELGCLGHLCALPQGTRVLAPAFDSLFPSPDNHCVSSAEYPQDPVPTLWNEPPELPSGAGPFDAATNPARLSDATAFPPYTSELEPEDTTQLHRLDAGDGSLGPGAIGAIVIASLLGTSVLVALVIITLRKFSAS, encoded by the exons ATGCTGTTGCCATCTCTCTTCCTGGGCTACAGAGAGCCTGGGACAAGTCTTAAGTGCCTCTGGTACACCAAGGTTCACACACCAGAGTTGGGGTGCCTGGGGCACCTCTGTGCCTTGCCCCAGGGAACCCGTGTGCTTGCTCCAGCTTTTGACTCCCTATTTCCCAGTCCTGATAACCATTGTGTCAGTTCAG CAGAGTACCCGCAGGACCCGGTTCCCACCCTCTGGAACGAGCCACCCGAGCTGCCCTCCGGAGCCGGTCCCTTCGACGCTGCCACCAACCCCGCCCGGCTGTCGGACGCCACTGCCTTCCCCCCGTACACCTCGGAGCTGGAGCCCGAGGACACCACCCAGCTGCACCGGCTGGACGCCGGGGATG GCTCGCTGGGGCCTGGAGCTATTGGTGCCATTGTCATCGCCTCCCTCCTGGGTACGTCTGTGCTTGTGGCCTTGGTCATCATCACACTGAGAAAGTTCTCGGCTTCCTGA
- the SNORC gene encoding protein SNORC isoform X2: MLLPSLFLGYREPGTSLKCLWYTKVHTPELGCLGHLCALPQGTRVLAPAFDSLFPSPDNHCVSSEYPQDPVPTLWNEPPELPSGAGPFDAATNPARLSDATAFPPYTSELEPEDTTQLHRLDAGDGSLGPGAIGAIVIASLLGTSVLVALVIITLRKFSAS; encoded by the exons ATGCTGTTGCCATCTCTCTTCCTGGGCTACAGAGAGCCTGGGACAAGTCTTAAGTGCCTCTGGTACACCAAGGTTCACACACCAGAGTTGGGGTGCCTGGGGCACCTCTGTGCCTTGCCCCAGGGAACCCGTGTGCTTGCTCCAGCTTTTGACTCCCTATTTCCCAGTCCTGATAACCATTGTGTCAGTTCAG AGTACCCGCAGGACCCGGTTCCCACCCTCTGGAACGAGCCACCCGAGCTGCCCTCCGGAGCCGGTCCCTTCGACGCTGCCACCAACCCCGCCCGGCTGTCGGACGCCACTGCCTTCCCCCCGTACACCTCGGAGCTGGAGCCCGAGGACACCACCCAGCTGCACCGGCTGGACGCCGGGGATG GCTCGCTGGGGCCTGGAGCTATTGGTGCCATTGTCATCGCCTCCCTCCTGGGTACGTCTGTGCTTGTGGCCTTGGTCATCATCACACTGAGAAAGTTCTCGGCTTCCTGA
- the NGEF gene encoding ephexin-1 isoform X2, with protein sequence MELLAAALSAACALDQDGSAGQPGRDPAATEETPTAGTAEAPPAHPMTADSWRNLIEHIGLLYQEYRDKSTREEIETRRLQDSQTDPEENSPSEETPSEAEPTSTIENKAPPQINLLRNSNSRFNLWQDLPEVQNSGVLSILQPDEIKLQEAMFELVTSEASYYKSLNLLVSHFMENERLKKILHQSEAHILFSNVLDVMAVSERFLLDLEQRVEENIVISDVCDIVYQHTVNHFSVYITYVSNQTYQERAYKQLLQDKPAFREVISQLELDPKCKGLSFSSFLILPFQRITRLKLLVQNILKKVEEKSDRESTALDAHKELETVVKACNEGVRKMSRTEQMISIQKKLEFKIKSVPIISHSRWLLKQGELQQMNGPKTSRTLRTKKLFREIYLFLFNDLLVICRQIPGDKYQVFDSAPRGLLRVEELEDQGQSLANVFILRLLENADDREASYMLKASSQSEMKRWMISLAPNRRTKFVSFTSRLVDCPQIQCVHPYVAQQPDELSLELADVLNILDKTDDGWIFGERLHDQERGWFPSSMGEEILNPKIRAQNLKECFRVHKSDDSQRRKLGSRNRQ encoded by the exons ATGGAGCTACTGGCCGCGGCCCTCAGCGCCGCCTGCGCCCTCGACCAGGACGGCTCGGCGGGACAGCCCGGCAG GGACCCCGCCGCCACTGAGGAGACTCCCACCGCCGGCACGGCCGAGGCACCGCCCGCACACCCCATGACGGCCGACTCCTGGAGGAACCTCATCGAGCATATCG GGCTCTTGTACCAGGAATATCGGGATAAATCTACACGTGAGGAGATTGAAACCAGGCGATTGCAAGATTCACAGACAGACCCTGAGGAGAATTCACCCAGTGAGGAAACCCCATCTGAAGCAGAACCCACAAGTACAATTGAAAACAAAGCTCCACCACAAATCAATTTGCTGAGAAATTCCAACTCCAGGTTCAACTTATGGCAGGATCTTCCTGAGGTCCAGAACAGTGGTGTCCTCAGCATCCTCCAACCAGATGAGATCAAGCTGCAGGAG GCCATGTTTGAGCTGGTTACTTCCGAAGCGTCGTATTACAAGAGTCTGAATCTGCTGGTGTCTCACTTCATGGAGAATGAACGTCTGAAAAAGATCTTGCACCAGTCTGAGGCACACATCCTCTTTTCCAACGTGCTGGATGTCATGGCTGTCAGTGAGCG CTTCCTGTTAGACCTTGAGCAGCGGGTGGAAGAGAACATTGTGATCTCGGACGTGTGTGATATTGTCTACCAGCACACAGTTAATCACTTCTCTGTATACATCACCTACGTCTCCAACCAGACCTATCAGGAGAGAGCCTACAAGCAGCTTCT CCAGGACAAACCAGCTTTTCGGGAAGTGATctcacagctggagctggatccCAAGTGCAAAGgcttgtctttttcttctttcctgatTCTGCCATTTCAAAGGATCACTCGACTCAAGCTGCTGGTGCAG aatattttgaagaaagTGGAAGAGAAATCTGACAGAGAAtccactgctctggatgcaCATAAAGAACTGGAAACA GTGGTGAAAGCATGCAATGAAGGTGTCCGGAAGATGAGCCGAACAGAGCAGATGATCAGTATCCAGAAGAAACTAGAATTCAAGATCAAG TCCGTACCCATCATCTCTCACTCCCGCTGGCTGCTGAAGCAGGGGGAACTGCAGCAAATGAATGGTCCAAAGACATCACGAACGCTTCGCACCAAAAAACTCTTCAGAGAAATCTACCTGTTCCTTTTCAATGATCTGCTGGTGATTTGCCGGCAAATTCCTGG GGACAAGTATCAAGTGTTTGACTCTGCTCCCCGAGGGCTTCTTCGGGTAGAGGAGTTAGAAGATCAGGGGCAGAGTTTGGCCAATGTTTTCATCTTGAGGCTTCTAGAGAATGCAGACGACCGGGAGGCCAGCTACATGCTGAAGGCATCGTCCCA GAGTGAAATGAAGCGCTGGATGATTTCACTAGCCCCAAACCGGAGAACcaaatttgtttcatttacatCCAGACTTGTTG ACTGCCCACAGATCCAGTGTGTCCACCCGTACGTGGCCCAGCAGCCTGATGAGCTCTCCTTAGAACTGGCTGATGTCCTCAACATCCTGGACAAGACAGATGATG GCTGGATATTTGGGGAACGTCTTCACGACCAGGAGAGGGGCTGGTTCCCCAGTTCTATGGGGGAGGAGATCCTGAACCCCAAAATCCGAGCCCAGAACCTGAAGGAGTGTTTCCGGGTGCACAAGTCAGATGACAGTCAGAGAAGGAAACTGGGCAGCAGAAATCGCCAATGA